A window of Vigna unguiculata cultivar IT97K-499-35 chromosome 4, ASM411807v1, whole genome shotgun sequence contains these coding sequences:
- the LOC114181193 gene encoding RHOMBOID-like protein 9, chloroplastic gives MAAFPMFYKMPYKDKNLPAQNAMRQSEKRFLYECYKMKRSIFMCRSFQPWNKVNNALTKSNTRERNVPRCTLHDKVSLHKNVTRLCVSDNQRCYSKKENFSRVWCSAGSSSTEKQLRSLDSYFGKLQDNEKLRTFDSSHKVTQVYQTECQTRSETAIESLDEYLGKINHGANQESRMPYYVENSSEENLAPKQSVSEDIERSHFRKQNAFVGIRRLKDVHGPRSDTDSLQHFETSSLYLIGILVSINIAVFLFEIASPVRTSDVEMFSIPLLYGAKINHLIMVGEWWRLITPMFLHAGIFHMGLSCWALVTFGPQVCKDYGSFTFFLIYILGGIACNFTSFLHTPDPTVGGTGPVFAIIGAWLMYQIQNKDLIASDASESLFQKAVIITALMFILSHFGPIDEWSHFGAAFSGMAYGFLTIPTLQLNDTSSGTSQEEGLKLVRKQGDSCKSLFIFTIFIVVLSSFLLFMEPPPNALASVNAAAFDALEYVLIFG, from the exons ATGGCAGCATTTCCTATGTTTTACAAAATGCCCTACAAGGACAAAAATTTACCAGCTCAAAATGCAATGAGGCAGAGTGAGAAGAGGTTCCTGTATGAGTGTTATAAAATGAAGAGGTCCATCTTTATGTGCAGGAGTTTCCAACCATGGAACAAAGTCAACAATGCCCTCACAAAATCAAACACAAGAGAGAGAAATGTACCTAGGTGCACACTTCATGACAAAGTTTCTCTGCATAAGAATGTGACAAGACTCTGTGTCTCAGACAATCAGAGATGttattcaaaaaaagaaaatttttccAGAGTTTGGTGCTCAGCAGGTTCTAGCTCAACTGAGAAGCAACTAAGGTCATTAGATTCTTATTTTGGAAAACTCCAAGATAATGAAAAATTGCGTACATTTGATTCCTCACACAAGGTGACACAGGTGTATCAAACAGAGTGCCAAACTAGATCAGAAACTGCAATAGAGTCTCTTGATGAGTATCTTGGAAAAATAAATCATG GAGCCAACCAAGAATCTCGCATGCCATATTATGTTGAAAATAGTAGTGAAGAAAATTTAGCACCAAAACAATCTGTGAGCGAAGACATTGAAAGATCACACTTTAGGAAACAAAATGCTTTTGTGGGAATAAGAAGACTAAAAGATGTACACGGTCCAAGGTCTGATACAGATTCATTGCAGCATTTTGAAACCTCCAGTCTCTACCTAAT TGGCATATTGGTTTCTATAAACATTGCAGTGTTTCTATTTGAAATAGCAAGTCCTGTAAGGACTTCTGATGTAGAGATGTTTTCGATTCCACTACTGTATGGAGCAAAGATAAACCATTTGATCATGGTTGGAGAATGGTGGAGGCTTATAACACCAATGTTTCTG CATGCAGGAATATTTCACATGGGTCTCAGTTGTTGGGCCCTTGTAACATTTGGGCCTCAAGTTTGTAAAGACTATGGTTCATTCACGTTTTTCTTGATCTATATATTGGGTGGAATTGCTTGCAACTTCACAAGTTTTCTACATACACCAGACCCCACTGTTGGTGGAACT GGTCCTGTGTTTGCAATAATTGGTGCTTGGCTCATGtatcaaattcaaaacaaagatcTTATTGCAAGTGATGCTTCAGAGAGCCTGTTCCAGAAGGCAGTTATTATTACAGCTCTGATGTTCATATTAAGCCACTTTGGTCCAATTGACGAATG GTCACACTTTGGAGCAGCCTTCTCAGGCATGGCATATGGCTTTTTAACTATTCCAACACTTCAGTTGAATGATACATCATCAGGAACCAGTCAAGAAGAAGGACTCAAACTTGTTAGAAAACAAGGTGATTCTTGCAAATCACTATTCATATTCACCATATTCATCGTTGTTCTAAGCTCATTCCTATTGTTCATGGAGCCCCCACCAAATGCACTGGCATCTGTCAATGCAGCAGCCTTTGATGCCCTGGAATATGTGTTGATATTTGGCTGA
- the LOC114181349 gene encoding 60S ribosomal protein L30-like encodes MVAAKKTKKTHESINNRLALVMKSGKYTLGYKTVLKSLRSSKGKLIIVANNCPPLRKSEIEYYAMLAKVGVHHYNGNNVDLGTACGKYYRVCCLSIIDPGDSDIIKTMNTEQ; translated from the exons ATGGTTGCTGCCAAGAAGACT AAGAAGACCCATGAGAGTATCAACAACAGGCTCGCTCTTGTGATGAAGAGTGGGAAATATACATTGGGTTATAAAACGGTTCTCAAATCCCTCAGGAGCTCCAAAG GAAAATTGATTATCGTTGCCAACAATTGCCCACCATTGAGGAAGTCTGAAATTGAGTACTATGCTATGTTGGCGAAGGTTGGAGTTCACCATTACAACGGCA ACAATGTGGATTTGGGCACCGCATGTGGCAAATATTACAGAGTTTGCTGCCTTAGCATTATTGATCCTG GTGATTCGGATATCATCAAGACAATGAACACCGAGCAGTAG